In one Chryseobacterium camelliae genomic region, the following are encoded:
- a CDS encoding class I SAM-dependent methyltransferase, with protein MSLITRIKNKIKLQAHSGNNYYCPYCGYASKDLEVVGHDLPVLIEKEVVGGGRRAAGCYQCHSRDRERLLYAFIIEELNLPQNKNIHILHIAPEPKLSNVLLKQNFDEYICGDLFTPGYTYPAHVQNMNVLELPFENHHFDLVICNHVLEHIPEDIKAMKELQRVLKPKGKAILQVPISKNTMETVEDFTISDPQKREELFGQFDHVRIYGQDYTQRLESAGFLVNRINITDTYKRLGVNPEEDIFYCEKPALSV; from the coding sequence ATGTCACTGATCACACGAATTAAAAACAAAATAAAGCTTCAGGCTCATTCCGGGAATAACTATTATTGTCCCTACTGTGGTTATGCTTCCAAAGATTTGGAAGTAGTAGGTCATGACCTTCCTGTTCTCATAGAAAAAGAAGTTGTGGGAGGAGGAAGAAGAGCTGCAGGATGCTATCAGTGTCATTCCAGAGATCGTGAAAGATTATTGTATGCTTTTATTATTGAAGAACTTAACCTTCCGCAGAACAAAAACATCCATATTTTACACATTGCTCCGGAACCGAAGTTATCAAATGTTCTGCTGAAACAGAATTTTGACGAATATATCTGTGGTGATCTGTTTACACCGGGTTACACTTATCCTGCTCACGTACAAAATATGAATGTACTTGAGCTTCCTTTTGAAAACCATCATTTTGATCTTGTCATCTGCAACCACGTTTTAGAACATATTCCCGAAGATATTAAAGCGATGAAGGAGCTTCAGCGTGTTTTAAAACCTAAAGGAAAAGCAATACTTCAGGTTCCTATCTCAAAAAATACAATGGAGACTGTAGAAGATTTCACCATTTCTGATCCTCAAAAAAGAGAAGAACTCTTTGGTCAGTTCGATCATGTGAGAATCTACGGGCAAGACTATACACAACGTTTAGAAAGTGCAGGTTTCCTTGTTAACCGAATTAATATTACCGACACTTATAAAAGATTGGGAGTAAATCCGGAAGAAGATATATTCTACTGTGAAAAACCTGCCTTATCCGTATAA
- a CDS encoding glycosyltransferase family 2 protein produces the protein MPKVSVIIVTYNAMKWAEKCFSSLKSSSVPVTCIVIDNGSTDGTQNFIQTHFPEIDFIQSEKNLGFGKANNIGLEKAYKNGTDFFYLMNQDAWIYPDSLEKLLQAYEKHPNRKEIGILSPMHLDGSEQLLDIFLDKYIAHNFEKTRLISDLYFQKLKPFYEMSFINAAHWLIPRSTIETVGGFNPYFFHYGEDIEYVNRVHFHQKKIFLVPDSKVVHDGKQNLRKVDLTKYEDLSIETKMINPNLPNAVIFEKKSLRKSILKNLLTGNISEYKKLLEKYRKISKEEKKLSEIRNQVKQIGLTFLNT, from the coding sequence ATGCCGAAAGTCTCTGTTATAATTGTCACCTACAATGCCATGAAATGGGCAGAAAAATGTTTTAGCAGCCTAAAATCATCTTCTGTACCCGTTACCTGCATCGTCATTGATAATGGCTCAACAGACGGAACGCAGAATTTCATTCAGACTCATTTTCCTGAAATAGATTTTATTCAGTCCGAAAAAAATTTAGGTTTCGGAAAAGCCAATAATATCGGACTCGAAAAGGCCTATAAAAACGGAACCGATTTTTTCTATCTGATGAATCAGGATGCCTGGATTTATCCCGACAGTCTGGAAAAATTATTACAAGCTTATGAAAAACATCCTAACCGGAAAGAAATAGGAATTTTAAGCCCGATGCACCTGGATGGAAGTGAACAGCTTCTCGATATTTTCCTGGATAAATATATTGCCCACAATTTTGAAAAAACCCGGCTCATTTCTGATCTGTATTTTCAAAAGCTAAAACCTTTTTACGAGATGAGCTTCATCAATGCAGCGCATTGGCTGATTCCCAGAAGTACAATTGAAACGGTGGGAGGTTTCAATCCTTATTTCTTTCATTACGGAGAAGATATCGAATATGTAAACAGGGTTCATTTTCATCAAAAGAAAATCTTTCTTGTACCCGACAGCAAAGTAGTACACGACGGAAAACAAAACCTTAGAAAAGTAGATCTTACAAAATATGAAGATCTTAGCATTGAAACCAAAATGATCAACCCCAATCTTCCAAATGCTGTCATTTTTGAAAAAAAATCTTTACGAAAAAGCATTCTAAAAAATCTTTTAACGGGAAATATATCCGAGTATAAAAAACTGCTCGAGAAATACAGAAAAATTTCAAAAGAAGAAAAAAAACTGTCAGAAATCAGAAATCAGGTAAAACAAATTGGTTTAACTTTTCTAAATACTTAA
- a CDS encoding glycosyltransferase family 2 protein, translating into MDVSICITTYNHEKYISECLLSVLNQNFDGSFEIIVCNDNSTDATEKAIFAVKESHPKGSCIRYYNNTPNLGYVKNTLHSFNLAQGKYVAVLDGDDYFIDSKKLQKQFDFLEQNNNFSAVGGDSLVIYEDTDQPDHQFSRHVNRELSHEDLTDIKIMQTSTLFFRKDILKPDFPTDILSADRCLYLLAGCYGKIKILPETLSSYRQFAASLSKNVTYETMKKDFAIIPFILKYGKHYRPSSLKTYFYYTLMAYSKSMTLKQFNSAARGYLINNTLSKFSFNPLKLYHTLKWGAHTVKQKYHLKKQNNSFV; encoded by the coding sequence ATGGATGTAAGTATTTGTATTACCACATATAATCACGAAAAATATATTTCAGAATGCTTGCTAAGTGTCCTGAATCAGAACTTTGACGGATCTTTTGAGATTATTGTGTGTAATGACAATTCCACTGATGCCACTGAAAAAGCAATTTTTGCTGTAAAAGAATCTCACCCGAAAGGTAGCTGCATCCGTTATTACAACAATACGCCCAATCTGGGATATGTAAAAAACACCTTACATTCTTTTAATCTTGCACAGGGTAAATATGTGGCTGTTTTGGACGGAGATGATTATTTTATCGACTCTAAAAAACTTCAGAAACAATTTGATTTTTTAGAACAAAACAATAATTTCTCAGCGGTTGGCGGTGACTCTCTGGTTATCTACGAAGACACGGATCAGCCCGATCACCAGTTTTCCCGACACGTCAACCGTGAGCTTTCTCACGAAGATCTTACCGACATTAAAATAATGCAGACGTCTACTCTATTTTTCAGAAAAGACATTCTAAAGCCGGATTTCCCGACAGACATTCTTTCGGCAGATCGTTGTCTTTATTTACTGGCAGGCTGCTACGGTAAAATTAAAATTTTACCTGAAACCTTAAGCTCTTATCGTCAATTTGCAGCCAGCCTATCGAAGAATGTGACCTACGAAACCATGAAAAAGGATTTTGCCATCATACCGTTTATATTAAAATATGGTAAACATTACCGTCCCTCTTCACTGAAAACCTATTTTTATTATACGTTAATGGCTTATTCTAAAAGTATGACCTTAAAGCAATTTAACAGCGCTGCAAGAGGGTACCTGATTAATAATACGTTGTCAAAATTTTCTTTCAATCCGTTAAAATTGTACCACACCTTAAAATGGGGAGCTCACACGGTTAAACAGAAATACCATCTTAAAAAACAAAATAATAGTTTTGTATAA
- a CDS encoding glycosyltransferase translates to MKISVAICTYNGEQYLAGQLDSIIQQTVKPAEIVVCDDRSEDKTLEILQSYREQYPDLFKIHSNEANLGYFKNFEKSIYLCSQEIIVTCDQDDIWKPEKLEETLRFFKNNPDKDAVFNDLVLVDNDLTILEPSYLNWKHIQYQDIIDSIKNEELFIKVQIQGSFILGCALAIRKTALEEYHLKNFTFAHDYEIAQKLSFKNKIGFIPETLSLYRQHEAQVCGLREQKIKTSVAEKISAEKKDFNEIIWPYLSSLQTAKKLFPQEDIKKTNLYAKFLKQRNIYLKNLNFLSRKKYILQCVKHQYLDLKFTDIFRY, encoded by the coding sequence ATGAAAATCTCGGTAGCCATATGTACTTATAACGGTGAACAATACCTTGCCGGACAACTAGACTCCATCATACAGCAGACTGTAAAACCTGCGGAAATCGTGGTGTGCGATGATCGCTCCGAAGATAAAACTCTTGAAATACTGCAAAGTTATCGAGAGCAGTACCCTGATCTTTTTAAAATTCATTCTAACGAAGCGAATCTCGGATATTTCAAAAATTTTGAAAAGTCTATTTATCTGTGCTCACAGGAAATTATTGTCACTTGTGACCAGGATGATATTTGGAAACCCGAAAAGCTTGAAGAAACACTTCGTTTTTTCAAAAATAACCCGGATAAAGATGCCGTTTTTAATGATTTAGTTTTAGTAGATAACGATCTGACTATTTTGGAACCTTCTTATCTTAATTGGAAACACATTCAATACCAGGACATTATTGATTCAATAAAAAATGAAGAACTTTTCATTAAGGTTCAGATCCAGGGAAGTTTTATTTTGGGGTGCGCACTCGCAATCCGGAAAACAGCCTTGGAAGAATATCATTTAAAAAATTTCACCTTCGCTCACGACTATGAAATTGCCCAAAAGCTGAGTTTCAAAAATAAAATCGGGTTTATCCCTGAAACACTTTCATTATATCGACAGCACGAAGCCCAGGTTTGCGGTTTGCGTGAACAAAAAATAAAAACTTCTGTCGCAGAAAAAATTAGTGCTGAAAAAAAAGATTTCAACGAAATAATCTGGCCTTACCTTTCCTCTTTACAAACAGCAAAAAAGCTTTTTCCTCAGGAGGATATAAAAAAAACGAATTTGTACGCTAAGTTTTTAAAACAAAGAAATATCTATTTAAAGAATTTAAATTTCCTGAGCCGAAAAAAGTATATTTTACAATGCGTCAAACACCAATATTTAGATCTTAAATTCACCGATATTTTCCGATATTAG
- a CDS encoding glycosyltransferase, producing the protein MLSIIISTYKPNLLQQLTQNIAETIGDIDYEIIPIHNPGIMGICEAYNKGAIQAIYDNLLFIHEDVKLYSENWGQLLEKYYNLPNLGVLGLAGNKRKFHLPYGFHSGFPGEGFMYLNHTGHKKVIFEQPEFPLEVKVIDGVFIGIRKKVWEEFPFNEKELNGFHFYDIDISLRTSQKFKNYLVTDLDFEHFSEGNFGDQWIEACINFNRKKTYNYDPYTPKERRDVRNFWYDRLQREKISFFHRLRYFSAMGVNKDTLVSGLDFLFKRLEISPLVSVCIPTKNGAKFLNQALDSVLDQSYTNLEVIISDDASQDNTLEIAENFKKKAPFPVYIYQHQPQGIAANWNHSVEKAHGKYIKFLFQDDVLEKSCIERMMNFLQKNRLQIVFCKRTIINEDSQIIDSGDWFNQYGDLQKNAGLLIKNYTIFSKKNLKDLDFNRYSLDNLFGEPTACLFSKKLYLSVGEFNNSLKQILDYEYWLRALQKYKIGILEKKLVQFRLHGDQASYKNSESLNEEYKLPRKILYEKFLWNIEKKHLKYYLKNKYPFLSKLNALRYRN; encoded by the coding sequence ATGCTCTCAATCATCATTTCTACCTATAAACCCAATTTACTTCAGCAATTGACTCAAAATATTGCAGAAACTATCGGTGATATAGATTATGAAATTATTCCTATCCACAATCCCGGAATCATGGGAATCTGTGAAGCCTATAACAAAGGAGCAATACAAGCAATTTATGACAATTTACTTTTCATTCATGAAGATGTAAAGTTGTACTCGGAGAACTGGGGACAGCTTTTAGAAAAATATTATAACCTTCCCAACCTGGGTGTCTTAGGACTTGCCGGCAACAAGAGAAAGTTTCATCTTCCTTATGGATTTCATTCCGGATTTCCCGGCGAAGGCTTCATGTATCTCAATCACACCGGTCATAAAAAAGTTATTTTTGAGCAACCTGAGTTTCCGCTTGAAGTAAAGGTAATTGACGGTGTTTTTATAGGTATTAGGAAAAAAGTATGGGAAGAATTTCCCTTTAACGAAAAAGAACTCAACGGATTTCATTTTTACGACATAGACATTTCGCTTCGAACTTCACAAAAATTCAAGAATTATTTGGTAACGGATCTTGATTTTGAGCATTTTTCTGAAGGCAATTTCGGAGACCAATGGATAGAGGCATGTATCAATTTTAACCGGAAAAAGACTTACAACTACGATCCTTATACTCCAAAAGAGAGAAGAGATGTCCGTAATTTCTGGTATGACCGTTTACAAAGAGAAAAAATCAGCTTCTTCCATAGATTACGTTATTTTTCAGCAATGGGTGTCAATAAAGACACCTTAGTAAGCGGGTTAGATTTTTTATTCAAGAGATTAGAAATCTCACCTTTAGTTTCTGTGTGTATTCCTACAAAAAATGGAGCTAAGTTTTTAAACCAGGCTTTGGATTCGGTTCTTGATCAATCTTATACCAACCTGGAAGTTATTATTTCTGATGATGCATCACAGGATAATACATTGGAAATTGCGGAAAACTTCAAGAAAAAAGCACCTTTTCCGGTCTATATTTACCAGCATCAGCCGCAAGGAATTGCCGCAAACTGGAATCACAGCGTAGAAAAAGCGCACGGAAAATACATCAAATTTCTCTTTCAGGACGATGTGTTAGAGAAAAGCTGTATTGAAAGAATGATGAACTTCCTGCAAAAAAATCGTCTGCAAATAGTCTTCTGTAAAAGAACAATTATTAATGAAGATTCTCAGATCATAGACTCAGGCGACTGGTTTAATCAATATGGTGATTTACAAAAAAATGCGGGTTTACTTATTAAAAACTATACTATTTTCAGTAAAAAAAATTTGAAAGACCTGGATTTCAACCGGTATTCTTTGGACAATTTGTTCGGAGAACCAACCGCTTGTCTTTTTTCAAAAAAACTGTACCTGAGCGTTGGTGAATTCAACAACAGTTTAAAACAAATTTTAGACTACGAATATTGGCTTCGTGCTTTACAAAAATATAAAATTGGCATTTTGGAGAAAAAGCTCGTTCAGTTTCGGCTTCACGGTGACCAGGCATCATATAAAAATTCAGAATCGCTAAACGAAGAATATAAACTGCCCCGAAAAATACTCTATGAAAAATTTTTATGGAATATTGAAAAAAAGCATCTCAAGTATTATCTGAAAAATAAGTATCCTTTCCTGTCAAAACTAAACGCACTGCGTTACAGAAATTAA
- a CDS encoding FkbM family methyltransferase: protein MMIQKIKKLLELYKRERYFENLQDVSNPKTGISPKERKYLMETSAYRQETIKIFDLNFSFSHGPSLLHSLEEIFGDDIYLFDSENDTPYIIDCGANIGVSVLYFQRKYPKAKILAFEPDEEIFKILEKNITAFGHPSTQIRKEAVWTKDEDLQFYSEGGLAGSCVTDFAKKNQITTVKAIDLKKYLQEPVDFLKIDIEGAENTLIFDIADSLKNVKNLFLEYHGILNEEQNLGEILNLLKSKGFEYYIRVAGETIVHPFCNEKPESFNQQLNIFCYRKK from the coding sequence ATGATGATACAAAAAATAAAAAAACTACTCGAACTCTATAAAAGGGAAAGGTATTTTGAAAACCTTCAGGATGTCTCAAACCCTAAAACAGGTATTAGTCCGAAGGAAAGAAAATATCTGATGGAGACCTCCGCTTATCGTCAGGAAACTATAAAAATTTTTGATTTAAACTTTTCCTTTTCACACGGACCGTCCCTTTTGCATTCTTTGGAAGAAATTTTTGGCGACGACATCTATTTATTCGACAGTGAAAATGACACTCCATACATCATAGATTGTGGCGCGAATATTGGCGTAAGTGTACTTTATTTCCAGCGAAAATATCCGAAAGCTAAGATTCTTGCTTTTGAACCTGACGAAGAGATCTTTAAAATTCTTGAAAAAAACATAACCGCTTTTGGGCATCCATCTACTCAAATTAGAAAAGAAGCGGTTTGGACAAAAGACGAAGATCTGCAGTTTTACTCTGAAGGAGGCTTGGCGGGATCTTGCGTAACAGATTTTGCAAAGAAGAACCAGATTACCACAGTAAAAGCCATTGATCTCAAGAAATATTTACAGGAACCTGTAGATTTTTTAAAAATTGATATCGAAGGAGCGGAAAACACGTTGATATTTGATATTGCCGACTCTTTAAAAAATGTAAAAAACCTTTTTTTAGAATATCATGGAATTCTGAATGAAGAGCAGAATTTGGGGGAAATCCTTAACCTGCTTAAGTCCAAAGGATTTGAATACTATATCCGTGTTGCAGGTGAAACCATTGTTCATCCGTTTTGCAACGAAAAGCCTGAATCCTTCAACCAGCAGCTAAACATATTTTGCTATAGAAAAAAATAA
- a CDS encoding ABC transporter ATP-binding protein, which produces MLALKAENISKQYRLGQVGTGTLSHDLNRFWYKIRGKEDPYLKIGESNDRSTKGSSDYVWSLRDINFEIEQGDAVGIIGRNGAGKSTLLKLLSKVTKPTTGKIYTNGRIASLLEVGTGFHPEMTGRENVFLNGAILGMTRKEITRKFDEIVAFSGVERYIDTPVKRYSSGMYVRLAFAVAAHLESEILIIDEVLAVGDAEFQKKCLGKMDDVSKGEGRTVLFVSHDLNSVAQICNTGILLNKGRIEYIGTAIDTIGTYLNAENEDITYISQGDTSHKNMFIQQIDVFKSNGNISKEYAYDEPINFRFTIGINQKIENASFFVTILDARKRRIFSCERDFVSEEMILTLEPNLLARGKYSIHAFINQPKIQQLDVAEDVCKFVVIDTGSYLSKHGDYDYGAVFGKYHWE; this is translated from the coding sequence ATGCTCGCTTTAAAAGCAGAAAACATATCAAAACAATACCGTCTCGGTCAGGTAGGAACCGGGACACTCTCTCATGACCTCAACAGGTTCTGGTATAAAATCAGGGGAAAGGAAGATCCTTACTTAAAAATAGGTGAATCGAACGACAGATCTACAAAAGGAAGCTCGGATTATGTTTGGTCTTTACGTGACATTAATTTCGAAATCGAACAGGGCGATGCTGTAGGGATTATCGGAAGAAATGGAGCAGGAAAATCAACCCTCCTGAAATTATTAAGCAAAGTAACCAAACCTACAACCGGGAAAATCTATACCAACGGAAGAATTGCATCGCTTTTAGAAGTAGGCACAGGTTTTCACCCTGAAATGACCGGTCGTGAAAATGTTTTTTTAAACGGCGCCATTTTAGGAATGACCCGCAAAGAAATTACAAGGAAATTTGATGAAATTGTAGCCTTTTCCGGAGTAGAAAGATATATTGATACTCCTGTAAAAAGATACTCTTCAGGAATGTACGTCCGTTTAGCTTTTGCCGTTGCAGCCCATTTGGAGTCTGAAATTCTTATCATAGATGAAGTTTTGGCAGTCGGTGACGCTGAATTTCAGAAGAAATGCTTGGGAAAAATGGACGATGTGAGTAAAGGAGAAGGCAGAACCGTATTATTTGTAAGTCACGATCTCAATTCAGTGGCACAGATATGTAATACAGGGATATTACTTAATAAAGGAAGAATAGAGTACATAGGTACTGCAATAGATACCATCGGGACTTATCTGAATGCTGAAAACGAAGACATTACCTATATCAGTCAGGGAGATACCAGTCATAAAAACATGTTTATTCAACAGATCGATGTTTTTAAGAGCAACGGTAATATTTCCAAAGAGTATGCTTATGATGAGCCTATCAATTTTAGATTTACGATAGGAATCAATCAAAAAATTGAAAACGCCAGCTTTTTTGTTACGATTTTAGATGCAAGAAAAAGAAGAATCTTTTCCTGTGAAAGAGATTTTGTGAGTGAAGAAATGATTTTAACCCTGGAACCTAATTTATTAGCCAGAGGAAAATATTCAATCCATGCTTTTATTAATCAGCCTAAAATACAGCAACTTGATGTAGCGGAAGATGTTTGTAAATTTGTTGTAATCGATACCGGCTCCTATCTTTCCAAACATGGTGATTACGATTATGGAGCTGTTTTCGGAAAATACCATTGGGAATGA
- a CDS encoding ABC transporter permease, which translates to MDQPQKWTETIEDKHSLFDLKLKEVWKYKDLVYMFVKRDFVSSFKQTILGPIWFFINPILTTIVYLIVFGRIAKLPTDGSPPLLFYLAGVTLWNYFSSALTGTSYTFAGNAGIFGKVYFPRLVTPLSIVISNLMRFGVQMLLFILVWIYYLTKGEIHPHWWWILLTPFLILLMALFALGTGMIFSSLTTKYKDLNMILGFGVSLYMYATPVIYPASSLSGIFKKLAYYNPLTGIFECFKYSWLGAGNFSPLMLGISTIIILIIFMVGLVIFNKVEKTFMDTV; encoded by the coding sequence ATGGATCAACCACAAAAGTGGACAGAAACGATAGAAGACAAACATTCTTTATTTGACTTAAAGTTAAAAGAAGTCTGGAAATATAAAGACCTTGTGTATATGTTTGTAAAAAGAGATTTCGTATCAAGCTTTAAGCAGACAATCTTAGGTCCTATTTGGTTTTTTATCAATCCTATTCTAACCACAATTGTTTATTTAATTGTTTTTGGAAGAATTGCAAAACTCCCTACAGACGGCTCACCTCCCCTTTTATTCTACTTAGCAGGTGTTACGTTGTGGAATTATTTTTCTTCGGCATTAACGGGAACATCCTATACCTTTGCAGGCAATGCGGGAATTTTTGGAAAAGTTTATTTCCCAAGATTGGTGACTCCCCTTTCTATTGTCATTTCAAACCTTATGCGTTTTGGAGTGCAGATGCTGTTATTCATACTCGTATGGATCTATTACTTGACAAAAGGAGAAATACATCCTCATTGGTGGTGGATTTTACTCACCCCGTTCCTGATCCTTCTCATGGCATTATTTGCATTGGGCACCGGTATGATATTTTCTTCCCTCACCACAAAATATAAAGACCTGAATATGATTTTAGGATTTGGAGTAAGTTTGTATATGTATGCCACACCTGTTATTTATCCTGCTTCATCATTATCTGGTATCTTCAAAAAACTGGCTTATTATAATCCTCTCACAGGTATTTTTGAATGTTTTAAATATTCATGGCTTGGAGCAGGCAATTTCTCTCCGTTAATGTTAGGAATCAGCACCATTATAATTCTTATTATCTTTATGGTAGGTCTTGTAATTTTTAATAAAGTTGAAAAAACATTTATGGACACGGTGTAA
- the rfbA gene encoding glucose-1-phosphate thymidylyltransferase RfbA, which produces MKGIILAGGSGTRLYPLTIAVSKQLMPVYDKPMIYYPLSTLLLAGIKDILIITTPHDQAGFIKLLGDGSQIGCNIEYVVQPSPDGLAQAFILGDQFIGNDPAALVLGDNIFYGSEMGTLLKNKTTPDGGVVFAYHVSDPERYGVVEFDDNFKAVSIEEKPLQPKSNYAVPGLYFYDNEVVEIAKSIQPSPRGELEITDINNVYLSKGKLEVGVLDRGTAWLDTGTFDSLHDASEFVSVIEKRQGFKIGCIEEIAWRNKFINDEKLLETAAKYGKSGYGEYLKNLIKK; this is translated from the coding sequence ATGAAAGGAATTATTTTAGCAGGCGGCTCGGGAACAAGGTTATATCCTCTTACCATTGCGGTAAGCAAGCAATTAATGCCGGTTTACGACAAACCGATGATCTATTACCCGCTTTCCACATTGCTTTTGGCAGGAATTAAAGATATTTTGATTATCACAACGCCTCATGATCAGGCAGGGTTTATCAAACTTTTAGGAGACGGTTCACAGATCGGATGCAATATAGAATATGTGGTTCAGCCAAGTCCTGACGGATTAGCCCAGGCTTTCATTCTGGGAGATCAGTTCATAGGAAATGATCCTGCTGCCCTTGTTTTAGGCGATAATATTTTTTACGGTTCGGAAATGGGAACTTTATTAAAAAATAAAACCACTCCCGATGGCGGAGTTGTTTTTGCCTATCACGTTTCAGATCCTGAAAGATATGGTGTGGTGGAGTTTGACGATAATTTCAAAGCGGTTTCCATAGAAGAAAAGCCCTTACAGCCCAAATCCAATTATGCTGTTCCAGGATTGTATTTTTACGATAACGAAGTAGTTGAAATAGCAAAAAGCATTCAGCCTTCGCCGAGAGGAGAATTAGAAATTACTGATATCAATAATGTTTATCTTAGTAAAGGAAAGCTTGAAGTGGGTGTTTTAGACAGAGGAACAGCCTGGCTGGATACCGGAACTTTCGATTCTTTGCATGATGCCTCAGAATTTGTAAGCGTGATTGAGAAAAGACAAGGCTTTAAGATCGGATGTATTGAAGAAATTGCCTGGAGAAATAAATTCATCAACGACGAAAAGCTCCTTGAAACAGCTGCCAAATATGGCAAAAGCGGATATGGGGAATATCTCAAAAATTTAATAAAGAAATAA
- the rfbB gene encoding dTDP-glucose 4,6-dehydratase encodes MKNIIITGGAGFIGSHVVREFVKNNPETTIINLDALTYAGNLENLKDIENEPNYVFEKADITKPEELRAIFEKYNPDAVVHLAAESHVDRSITDPMAFINTNVNGTANLLNLCKEFWTLNPEHTHGRFPDEKRKNLFYHVSTDEVYGSLGETGFFLETTSYDPQSPYSASKAASDHLVRAYGNTYGMPFIVSNCSNNYGPNHFPEKLIPLCISNIINEKPLPIYGDGKYTRDWLFVIDHAKAIHQIFNEAKTGETYNIGGFNEWQNIDLVKELIRQMDEKLGKPSGYSEKLITYVKDRPGHDKRYAIDATKLNKDLGWKPSVTFEEGLGKTIDWFLENQEWLENVTNGDYQNYYEKQYH; translated from the coding sequence ATGAAAAATATAATTATCACCGGTGGCGCCGGGTTTATCGGTTCTCATGTTGTAAGAGAATTTGTAAAGAACAATCCTGAGACAACGATCATCAATCTTGATGCTTTGACGTATGCCGGAAACCTTGAGAATCTGAAAGATATCGAAAACGAACCTAATTATGTTTTCGAAAAAGCCGACATTACAAAACCAGAAGAATTAAGAGCCATCTTCGAAAAATATAATCCTGATGCCGTGGTTCACTTAGCTGCTGAAAGTCACGTAGACAGAAGCATCACAGATCCGATGGCATTTATCAATACCAATGTCAACGGAACGGCCAATCTTTTGAATCTTTGTAAAGAATTCTGGACCTTAAACCCGGAACATACCCACGGAAGATTTCCTGATGAAAAAAGAAAGAATTTATTCTATCATGTTTCAACAGATGAAGTATATGGAAGTTTGGGAGAAACAGGTTTTTTCCTGGAAACCACATCTTACGATCCACAGTCTCCTTATTCCGCATCTAAAGCCGCTTCAGATCATTTGGTAAGAGCCTATGGAAATACGTATGGAATGCCGTTTATCGTTTCCAACTGTTCCAATAATTACGGACCGAATCATTTCCCTGAAAAATTGATTCCTCTTTGTATTTCAAATATCATCAATGAAAAACCGCTTCCGATTTACGGAGACGGAAAATACACAAGAGATTGGCTATTTGTGATTGATCATGCTAAAGCCATTCATCAGATTTTTAATGAGGCGAAAACCGGAGAAACTTACAATATCGGAGGTTTCAACGAATGGCAGAATATTGATCTGGTAAAAGAACTGATCAGACAGATGGATGAAAAATTAGGAAAACCTTCCGGTTATTCTGAAAAACTGATCACTTATGTAAAAGACAGACCTGGACATGATAAACGCTATGCTATTGATGCCACCAAACTGAACAAGGATTTGGGTTGGAAACCCTCTGTAACGTTTGAAGAAGGACTAGGAAAAACAATCGACTGGTTCCTGGAAAACCAGGAATGGCTGGAGAATGTAACAAACGGAGACTACCAAAACTACTACGAAAAACAATATCATTAA